aataaaaaagaatcatTAGTGGCAAATCACAGCCAAGAATCACCTATGTCAAAATCCGAATTATGTACTAAACCTACTACGGGGTCACTAAACTAGCAAACTTATGAAGCAGCCTGAGGAGCATGAACTTGTGCAGGTGGAAATGGGAAGAGATTGGGCTTTGCCAAAGAAAGCGTCGTGTTCGTGGCCGTGGCAGAGGTAGCAGCAGCGGCTGTAGGGACGGCTGCGGCGGTGGTGGTGGCGACTCGCTCACAAGACGGACACATAGTGAGAGTGGTGGCAGGAAGTTGCATGTACAAAGGTTGGGAAGATTTTAAAGCTCTTAATTCTTGAAGCTCTTTTTGCAGCCTCCTATTCTCTTCAGTCAGTGTCTCACAACATCTTTTTAAATATTCACAATCTAGTTCTGTCTGCTTCAATTTCGTCCTGCCATTGTTGAATTTATAAATGCATCAATTAATAATACAGTAATTACTAGTAGTACAATTTACTTCTAATATTAAcaagatttttttttccttttttattggATAATGTGAAATTAAATGCTTACCTTGCTCTTCTATTTTGGAACCACACTTCTACTTGTCTAGGCCGAAGTTTTAATTGCTTTGCCAGAGCAAACTTCTGTTTCTGcaaaatgttaaaattcttttcaAATTGAGAACAATATCAGTACTGTACGTATACTTTCATaaattaggaaaaataaatacataattaataaAAAACTAAATAAATACTGCTCGGTAAAAATATTACTCCTTTCCATATTTAAAGACAACATAAATATATTGTAAGTgataaatttaaaatttttaacAAATATTTAAGAAATTGTGGTTAAAAATATCTTTGATATATTCTCCacgtaacaacaacaacaccGCCAATATTATCCCACATCATGGGGTTTGGGAAGGtgatatgtacgcagaccttaaaGTAGGAGTACCTTGTGAAGGTAAAGATGCCGTTTCCAATATAGTCCCTCGATCTCCACATAGTAATAGTGCCATATAATTGAGGAGAGGGTATTAATATCAAACATCAATCTTTTGCTAATGTAATTTGTTACTACTTCCTTTGGTCCAATTTATAATATTTTTTGTTAGtccctttaaaaaataatattaaattattCATCTTACCCAAACTTTTACAGGCACACAATATGAAATATTTAATACCATAAAATTTTAAAAGTCTTATAATCATACAAATATTTAACTAGAGAGTAACTTTTCACCAAATATTTTATTGATATACTCTTCTAAGACGAAACAAATCTCTTGATCAACTTTGTTGTTAAGGGTTTAGCTCAAAGATTTATTTCCTTTTTGACCAACAAAAGATTTGATATGATGAAGATTGACTTACAGGATTGAGAGTGTTATGTTCTTTGAAACTTTCTTCAAGAAAAGCAGATTGCTCTTTAGTAAGTCTCAGTTTTTTTCTAGCTAAACCATTGTTTTCATCTTCATCACTAACTCCTCTTTCTGTATCTCCGGCTTCAGAATGATCTCTCTTTCCTATTAATGATCTGCTATTTCCATTTCTGTATATTGATGAAAATTCCATCTGAAAACTTGATACTCCGCTGTTGCTGTTCGGAGATGAGAGGTCCGCCccttcttcagcctcttcttccaGTACTATTGGCCGCCGGTTCATGTCCAATACCTTTCCTGCCGGTCCATTTGTTAAACCCGGTTCAGCTGCTACTAAAACAAACCAGCAACAAAATGCTTTTTATCAGataataagcataaatctttacAGAAGCAACACACAAGTAATAGAAAAAAATTACCCTAGATACTGTAAAGGCTATAGTTTAGGaattttttgttgttgtctgTTTGGTTTTATGCTTTAGTGTATGTATCAGAGATTCAGTAGCCTAACTAATTAAAATTTACATTAGGTATTCACTATTTGGTTAATCGCTAgttaaagaaaatattattttttccaGATAAGGATCGTCAACATTATCTACACAAATTATATAACTCCCTATATATCCTTCCCTTAATTCCCGGCTTCCCCACAAACCCaaaaactaaaaaaagaaaaagaaaaaaaagaaacaaatcaCAAGACAATAGAGTGGAGCAGTGACAGAGCTAGGTGGGGGGTTAAGCGGAAATTCCTTCGTGGaaaattataatatatatatatatatatatataagaatatTCCTTTAATTTCTTTGCGtgtttactttttaattttttgaattcTCTTGCCGAAAATCCCATTTTCCCTACTgatgaaggagaagaagagggtGATGTGTGAAAAGAACTTACTATTTTGAGAGAGCCAAGGGAAAGGAATCTGTGAAGGCATAATTTGATTGAGGGGAACTGCAGAAAGAGGCAGAAGATCAAGATGCAATATTTTTCTTCCTCCATTATTTTCATCTAATTCATGAGTAGTATTGCTCTTTCCTAAACCCATGCAGAATCTTAAATCTTTATTGCTACTCGTTAGCAGCTCCTCATGTGATGAAGAATTATTAGTAGATTTTTTAAGAAAGGAAAATGATTTTTGGGTATCCCCTCCTAAGCTCAAAGCTAACTCCattagagagagagaggaagaaATATTGTTAAGAGAATAGGAAAATGTGGAATGTGGTTGAGTTGAAGAATGGAAGAAAAAGGAGACAATTTTAAAGATGGCTTTGTCCAATAAACTTTTAATACTACTACTAGTAGGACGATAATTAAAGGGCAAAACTCAAAAggcttttcttttttgtttttggatttggGCAAAAAATAAAATTGACCGACAAAATACTCATTGAAGAGCGCACGTGAATCCATATAAGTATACAATGGGTTCATACCAATGACAGAAACGGTCAATGGCGGAGGCAGAATCTCCATAAAAgggttcaattttttttttgtagctaGTACGAATTGAATCTATGATCTTATGAAGGTTTTGAACCTCCTTGACCACTAAATTATACTTTTGGGTTGTGTTAAGATGGTTCAAAATTTACTATATAGAGGTAAAAATCAAATTTTatcttatatatacagtgtaatttttcgacgaaggggGTTCGAACCGTCCCCTAAATCCGCCCTTGCGCATAGCGTGAGAAAGGGAAAGATACTGTCTCAAAACAATATATACTGCTGCTGCACTACTAATATACCGTTTTAATTTGTATGAACCTATTTATGGTGGctatttaagaaaagagagaagacttttaaattgtggtgtaaaatgaagcacataTTTTGTGGTAAAAATAGCGTGTAGTTGCCACTAATTAAGGGtgtctttaatttttatccactaattataatgctcagcaaaaatagccactactaatagaaaaaagataattttaccctttcttcctctctttcgcgTTGCATTTTCATCTGGAATACCCAAGGTGATTTCACGTCGGCCTCCTCCATGCTTGgtcaatagcatcgggtctattAGTAGCCCCAATTACTAGGACATAACCAGGTCCATCACGAGATCCTTCTGATTTTGCTTCACTATTTCTTTTACCAATACGTACAGTAGTTCCTTTTGCATAATCAAAATTTTCAAGTTCTGAATTTTTGAGCATATGTCTCAATTACGTACAATAATTTCTTTCTTCATAccttgtttttgtttcttttgagttcaaagattaaaagttaaggacatgagtctTTAAGTTTGACATGCAGGTTTAAaggttaaggacatgcagtccttaaatTTGACATGCAGGTTCAAAAGATAAGGAcaaacagtccttaacttatagtttcaagttcaaaacttaaggacaatCAGTATTTAAGTTattgtttcaagttcaaaacttaaggacttgctgtccttaactttgagtttcaggttcaaaagttaaggacagacagtccttaacttatagtttcaagttcaaaacttaaggacaggcagtccttaagttattgtttcaagttcaaaacttaaggactatctgtccttaactttgagtttaaagttcaaaagttaaggacagacagtccttaacttacagttacacgttcaaaagttaaggacaactagtacttaacttacagttacaagttcaaaagttaaggacaataggtctttaactttgacttacaagttcaaaagttaaggacgcttggtcttgaagtttgagttccaagttcaaaagttaaggacatgtaaccttgaagtcctgaacttagagttccaagttcaaaagttaaggacatgtagtcctgaagtcctgaacttagagtttcaagttcaaaagttaaggacatgttgtcacacctcctttttgcgcgcccgccccgaagggttaaatgcgcgagggagtttttccaatttaagtgacaatattcgaaatgggattatttatttaattcagagtcgccacttgggaaaggtttggcttttggtgtcccaagtcaccggtttatcttgaatcccaaatcgaggagattttcgacttttccaaatgaagtctgcgaaccagaaattctaagtaaggaattctgttgacccgagggaaggtgttaggcaccctcgaatcccgtggttctagcacggtcgcttaaattgttataatggctaaatatctgatttaaatacatgttgtgacttatgtgcttttattaagttttaaccgcttttattattatcatttatttttatagaattgcaacgtcgtgaaaatgtatctcgaaccacgtcacaatcaatgcacccgtagttgttaacacatttcgactccgttgagatttgaatttgggtcacataaatgcgcacccgaatttaagaatgtaatttgattaagtcgcccctaaagaatctaacgcgttattgtcttcggggagggcagtggaattcactaaacagcccgtcccaaattctaagtatttattatgaccaattattgagggccccgcaatttgcctttttattcggcgaggctcgtctcattattttagaagggtaccctacaatgactacatttttactacatttatctttaaagagaaggatgatgccgaattttgctggtttggacaaatacggactgaatccttattatgtttgccgaacctaaacttgtttgattacctgattgattgttcatgaggtgagggttaccgcatgctttgtcttcaacaagtgaatatgcttattaattcgctaagtgagattgcaaacaaactaacaacatatattgagttatgtttaacgacctccaagttctattcttaacactctaacctatttgaaattgataaaagaaatcggctgtcttattaggaaaattactactaattgaactcaaaaatgattattagtttttctcaacaatcatcacatcatttcgaaataaagaatctataccgaaacccagtatcgaacctgcattggaacgaataaactgacaggagaactggcattcatagccagactcttaatgtgactgtatgggagtttgtttgggatacatttatcccggacccagtaccacagttttgtaaattcagtggtctaggcaaaatacatacaagtgcttaccatgactctatgttatacagtcatactaaatcaaacaagtgttatactgaactgaatgtatactaaatcaaaacatgctatctatgtcatactgtcattactgttgagccatgctatctaacagttcatcttaaatagaatgtatgctagtttatacagaatatttgcagttcgcAGTAAAAATGCAGGCCCAaccaacattcgaactatctttttacaccaatgctataacataaactggtgttcatttctttatttctgcttcaacttcaaactttcaacaatacaaggttcaaaggttgtgtacctgggaatatttgcaattgaagaaaagggcaatcagtagagtaacaatgaacaaatgcagcagcagtaacagcaccaacagtagcagcagggcagtatgGCAACAGCAACAAGAAACAGTAGAGTAGCAACCACAACTCTCAAAATAATTGGAGTGAGATCAACCCCAATTAAACTAAactttcgagtagaacaaacaataaacaagCAGACTCAGTTTTGTGAGAACTCAGTATTGCACAGAATAGGTCCGGATTTAGTGAAgtcagaaacaaaaggaaaggaagcaatttctggttttgtttgtctgagttatcagacaaagattcttttccagtttctggATTCAAAAATTTGAACTTCAAGATATTCCCTCTTAGTATCTCTCCCTATCTCTGTGTGCTCTATCTGTGTGTCTCTAATCAGTGTGTATTCCAACTCTCTTTTTTCAAAGAATTCCTCACAGTCtatctatttttctctttttccaccTTCAAAGTCAGTCCTTTTTTTGTATCCCCCTTCTGTCTCCTCACCTCTCCCTCTTATAGGCCTCAAAACTATCCCTTTTAAACAGCCTGTTCAGACTAttaccatacccctcccatgtgcctttaaacttttttcagttccactttagttaattaggtataaaaaaccccatcattccctggcagatttaacttttccattttatttaactaaaagcaagtatgagcagtaggatatgttgacagcatatgctgtcaaaccattttaaaattaaacaaggacctttatgcaggccacaggttgtgcacaaagcacatgaggtgcaccaatgcacatgaaggtgcaccaatgcaaatgctgtgcaagagtgcacatgccctccaattcagcatttaaaccaaacatcccttttacattactgattcaaatcaacagctataagtaaacaaaattggttcttaattgattcaacaaatgttcaacagaagcaaatcgatttactatgctcagacagttgaaactaattgacgactcatgtcgactcgactatattagcattaacatacacaatcgtagccaaaaatcagacattcagaagtatgggacacatgactcgacttatactgattaaaacagaattgtacttcgaggaatcagttagtcagtacaaatttggaatacaaccaatacgcatgccgtatcagaataggaggagagggatccagacaaacacagaggttcaaacaaagtggacaaacaaaagttgataaaattaaaacaaatatgaacagtcttttaaaacaaatcatacggactaaaaacaaataaaggaaaagaaagcagacttaccttaaaacttgaaaagtttaacagtttgaacttggatttggacaaactttcttaaggctgaatggactttaatcgaagtgtttctcagatgagaaacactttgattgaagtccattagaccttaatctcttcggttgaaccggtatgaaccagtgacgaaggacacaaaaccttcaaacttagatctgggattcaggcttccctgatcagattcggaccaaaccaagtatggtttggtcacgagggggtctggggagtatctggtgtgaagctggggttgaaccgtgtagatcgagtttcgactcgagtcttcaaatgaagattcgagaaggtggggagggattcgaactacagggttaatggattcatgttcaggatggcaagggggttctagggtgttaaggggaaggtcaccggcgtccatgccgccggttttcatggtggaggatACAGGGGTGGCTCTATGGTTtgatggggatgaggttgaagacgggagctggggtatctgatgggggggcagggtaaggttataggcttatatatggaacAGGCGGCTGATCTCAGCCATCAGATTAACtggaatcaatggcttggatctaaaggcctcggggaaacgatgtcgtttcaactaaagggggtttgggttggtccgggtggaaacgggtcgggttctgttcgtgggtataggaaatgtgatcttggccgttgatcaatctgagatcaacggcccagatcaaactgTATCCATACGACGTCGTTGGACTCTCTCTGGGCATCatctggactggaccgggcaggcctgggtcttgggctgtttgtttgggccaattttgttaaaattggcccaaatccggaagaATAAAAggacctttttttttattttttttattttatttatttccttttttattttaaaacaaaactaagccaaaaatcaaattaaaattaaatacacactcaatacaattatttgcacactaaaatatttcaaacaagtaaagttaaacaaaataaaatcacggacgaagatgcctactcatgattttctatttaacgaccggattacggtttgaattatgcaggacacatatatttttgaattttatttttaataaagtaaataaataaaaatgggccgaagtcacaaataaatcaacaaggtgccgcacagaaattcaaaattgtacagcagggccaattattatcttttatttctttttggagcgattgtcgtgcgaaaaacaaaaatcacgtgctcacagctgcccctctttgttcggaaacacgaagagttttcgtgcaaagataaagtgagcgtgtatgagcgatttttgcctatggactactccgtatgaagcatgttttttgaaagatctgaccgaatcttgcttcaaagatttcctacatatcctgggctaaacaggaatcaggtcaatgtagttcgggaagttttggtagctgggactaccatgggattgcaatgcttgctgctactgctgctgctgttgtcactgctacgtcactgaccgccttattacaaccaaacaaaaat
This sequence is a window from Nicotiana sylvestris chromosome 3, ASM39365v2, whole genome shotgun sequence. Protein-coding genes within it:
- the LOC104217589 gene encoding homeobox-leucine zipper protein HOX11-like isoform X1, whose product is MELALSLGGDTQKSFSFLKKSTNNSSSHEELLTSSNKDLRFCMGLGKSNTTHELDENNGGRKILHLDLLPLSAVPLNQIMPSQIPFPWLSQNTFCCWFVLVAAEPGLTNGPAGKVLDMNRRPIVLEEEAEEGADLSSPNSNSGVSSFQMEFSSIYRNGNSRSLIGKRDHSEAGDTERGVSDEDENNGLARKKLRLTKEQSAFLEESFKEHNTLNPKQKFALAKQLKLRPRQVEVWFQNRRARTKLKQTELDCEYLKRCCETLTEENRRLQKELQELRALKSSQPLYMQLPATTLTMCPSCERVATTTAAAVPTAAAATSATATNTTLSLAKPNLFPFPPAQVHAPQAAS
- the LOC104217589 gene encoding homeobox-leucine zipper protein HOX11-like isoform X3 is translated as MELALSLGGDTQKSFSFLKKSTNNSSSHEELLTSSNKDLRFCMGLGKSNTTHELDENNGGRKILHLDLLPLSAVPLNQIMPSQIPFPWLSQNTAEPGLTNGPAGKVLDMNRRPIVLEEEAEEGADLSSPNSNSGVSSFQMEFSSIYRNGNSRSLIGKRDHSEAGDTERGVSDEDENNGLARKKLRLTKEQSAFLEESFKEHNTLNPKQKFALAKQLKLRPRQVEVWFQNRRARTKLKQTELDCEYLKRCCETLTEENRRLQKELQELRALKSSQPLYMQLPATTLTMCPSCERVATTTAAAVPTAAAATSATATNTTLSLAKPNLFPFPPAQVHAPQAAS
- the LOC104217589 gene encoding homeobox-leucine zipper protein HOX11-like isoform X2: MELALSLGGDTQKSFSFLKKSTNNSSSHEELLTSSNKDLRFCMGLGKSNTTHELDENNGGRKILHLDLLPLSAVPLNQIMPSQIPFPWLSQNIAAEPGLTNGPAGKVLDMNRRPIVLEEEAEEGADLSSPNSNSGVSSFQMEFSSIYRNGNSRSLIGKRDHSEAGDTERGVSDEDENNGLARKKLRLTKEQSAFLEESFKEHNTLNPKQKFALAKQLKLRPRQVEVWFQNRRARTKLKQTELDCEYLKRCCETLTEENRRLQKELQELRALKSSQPLYMQLPATTLTMCPSCERVATTTAAAVPTAAAATSATATNTTLSLAKPNLFPFPPAQVHAPQAAS